The genomic stretch ATGCCAGACGGGTTATCAGGTCGCCGTCTATGCAGCGGTTACGTGATATCCTATATTTCCCGAGGTCCAGATTCTCGCCGCAGGTGGCCAGTTCCAGGTTCCATCCCTTGTTATGGTTCATCCGGGACAGTTTACCGGCGAACTCCTCCATCGCCACCTTGTCCCATTCCCGGTACGGGATGCCGCTGCCGTCCATATTGGCCTTGACCTTCCTGTAAGAGGATATGTCCGCGAAACTGAAAACCAGTTTCTCCGTGAAGCCGTGTATTTCCGTTCCGATACGTCCGACCTTTTCCAACAGGGTATCTATGGAGATGCTGTCCGTGAGTACCAGCGGGTCGAACCGCCAGATGACCGCCTCCTTTCCCAATGTTTCGGAAAGGGCCTTGAATGTTTCGATACGTTCCTCCAACGGCGGCACGCCGGTTTCCAGTCCGTCCTCCCCGTAGTCGTTCAGCGTGAACTGGATATAGCATCCGATGCCTCTCTCTTTCAGGACGGGCAGGTAGGGAAGCAGCGGTTTCGGGTTCTTCGACCAGAAGACGATGAATCGTGTGTTCCGGTAGGATACATAGCTCTTTTGCCCGTTGAAGGGGTTGTTCCATACGGAATATCCGGTTTCGAGCCGGTGGAAGAACCAGTCCGCATAGAATGCGGGGATGTCGGTGCTCCGGCTTGCGGATATGATTTCCGGTGCCGGGACTTCCATTGTCCGGCCGTCTATATTGATAGTTGTTTTTTTCCAAGCCATACTTATGATTTATATTGTGGGGACAGGCGTCCGCCGGGAACGCCTGCCTGAATTATTATTATATGATTCATATCTCTGCAAAAATAGCATGAATATTTCATTCCGCCTCCGGTTCAACCCACCGGAACGGCTTCCACGGTCTCCACCTCCTTCGGCAGGTGGGACAGCAGAAGTTCCGCCATCGCCCCGTTCTGCGGGATAAGGGCCGGAAAGTCCGTCTTCCCGGGCTTGTATATCTCTGTCGCTACATTGTAGAGGTCCCAGGCGGTAATCCGTTCCTTGGTCATGGCCAACTTCAGCACCTCTTCCGCGAACTGCGATATCTGTCCCTGGTTCAGGGGATAGGTTTCCACGGAGGATGAGAGGTTCCGGTCCGCACTGTCGTGGGAGACACGCAATGCCGTCAGCAGGCCTATGTACATGTATATTTCCTCCAGGGAGACAATCCTGCGTTTCAACCTCTGTATCCGTTCGATGTCCTCGTTCATGTTCACCTCGAAATTCGCCATCCAGCCGTCCACGGTGTCGAACACCTCTTCCATCGACACCTTCTTCTTTCCGTAGTTGCATACGCTCCGCTCGGGGGAAAGGATGCATTGGTTATGGCAGATTTTCACGCAGGGACCTATCGCCGCCTGCACCCCGTCCTGATGGTAGGCGACGACAAGCGTGGTCGTCAGCTCGTCGGTCTCCCAGTCCTTGATACGGATGGTGGTGAAGATGCGGCGGAGTATATGCGCTTCCACCGCCTTCTCCCCGTGGGTCTGTTCCACCTGCGGGAGTATGCTTACGCCGGGCTGTGTCTTGTTCCTGTTCTGCGCGGCGAAGATTTCCTCCACCTCGTAGTCGAGATTGTACTTCCCGCAGATATCCATCATGCGCTGGATGACCTGGTAATGGTAGATGCCCTGGACAGGGTTGTTGTAGATGTCGTTCTCCTTGTAGGTACGCTGAAGCGTCTCGAAGTCCATCACTTCAATTCCGTTCTTCTGGAAGTCAAACTGCTGTTGCTTTTCCAATACTGCCAAATTTGTCATAATCTTGAAATTTATAAAGTTAATACTATATGATTCCTTGTTGTTACCGTTGTTCCGGTCAGGTATGTATCTGCCACCCGTGGAACGGCTGCAATGTTACCGCAAACGACCTGTCCGGTATTCCGTGATAGAGCAGTCCGCCCACGATGCCGGTTCTTCCGTCGGGATAACGTTGCGTGAAGCCGAACGAGTACGGGGCATGGTCATAGTAGAGTGATATTTCACTGGGACAGTCGGGATTTTCCTCCCAGCTCTTCAACCGGTCCAGACATTTTTGGAGTGAGGTGTCGCCGATGGATTCGGCATAGCGCTTTACATTCTCGAGATGTTCTTCATTCAGGATTTTCATGACTTTTATATTTTATCTGTTAAACACGCCCGGCTCCGGGAGCCGGTATTTTTTATTTCTCGCCTGCCTGACTGTCCTGTGCCCGTATCCGGCAAGGTTTGGCGAAAGAAAATACCGCAGCCCCGGCGAGGATGATTTTCTTTCGGCCAACCCCGAAGGGGCCTGACCTTGCAGGGTACACGGGGCATGGGACTACCTTTGCAGGGTGGGAAATAAAATATACACCCATGTCCTTATGAATCATTGGGGGCGGTCTCCGTTTTTATGGCGGGAACAGTCCCGTGTCAGACCATCCCCTCTGTTTACCGGGCAGTATCCCGTATCATTTCCTCCTCGCTTGTCTCTCCTTGCAGGAAGGAGAGCAGGCGCCGGAAAAACAGTTCCGGGCAATCCGTCCCGGTCTGGAAACCCGCCCCGTCCCTGACCGCACAAACGGCAAACCGTCCCAACCCAAGGCTTTGCGATGGAGGTACGATATGAAAAGAGAGATTGCCCGTGGCGTTTATATGCAGTCCACGGCGGTAAGAATAGAATGTATTCGGCTCGCCGTTGTCTGTTTCAAGGGTCACTCTTTTATAGCCTTTTGTTTTCAACAACTTTATCAATTCTGAATTTTTCATATCGGATTGTATGATTATGTTTCTGATTGTATATGATTCTCTTCTGAAAGGCAGACGGTCCTGTGTGCCTGTACCGCATTCCGTATTCTCTCCGACAGCATGGTATAATTCTCCTGTCTGGTTTGTAGCTTGATCCGGAATTTCATCAGCTCTTCATCACTCTCTTCGTCAAAGAAAAGGTTGTTCCGCCTCTGGTATTCGATATACTTCGTTTCCTTCCGCCTCGCGATGCTTATCTGTGCTTTGGCCGCGGCCAGTTTCATCAGACAGGAGTTGAAGTCTGTCCTCAATCCGGTGCGCTTGTCATAATAG from Phocaeicola dorei encodes the following:
- a CDS encoding DUF1848 domain-containing protein, producing the protein MAWKKTTINIDGRTMEVPAPEIISASRSTDIPAFYADWFFHRLETGYSVWNNPFNGQKSYVSYRNTRFIVFWSKNPKPLLPYLPVLKERGIGCYIQFTLNDYGEDGLETGVPPLEERIETFKALSETLGKEAVIWRFDPLVLTDSISIDTLLEKVGRIGTEIHGFTEKLVFSFADISSYRKVKANMDGSGIPYREWDKVAMEEFAGKLSRMNHNKGWNLELATCGENLDLGKYRISRNRCIDGDLITRLAWRDKNLMAALGTSIQEMPSSGFADMDDLPYGAVLLPGNRYFISSHRKDPGQRAACGCMTAKDIGEYNTCPHLCEYCYANTSKEAATANWRMHRQNPTAETITGR
- a CDS encoding DUF4120 family protein, translating into MKILNEEHLENVKRYAESIGDTSLQKCLDRLKSWEENPDCPSEISLYYDHAPYSFGFTQRYPDGRTGIVGGLLYHGIPDRSFAVTLQPFHGWQIHT